The Rhododendron vialii isolate Sample 1 chromosome 5a, ASM3025357v1 genome contains a region encoding:
- the LOC131327627 gene encoding uncharacterized protein LOC131327627, which translates to MIELPIGVKLRPIVIEQRDLPTYEYVNAIDDVNDGLSWYHDIWNFVESGEFPVEATKKDRITLQRLASQYITCGGKLYRRSHYGMHKLCIKGAEATRIMEEVHEGVCGPHMSGVMLARKILSMFLRLNCMA; encoded by the exons atgatcgaacttccaataggtgttaaGCTGCGGCCAATTGTGATTGAGCAGAGGGATTTGCCTACCTACGAGTACGTCAATGCCATTGATGATGTCAATGATGGCCTgtcctggtaccatgacatttggaactttgtggagagCGGGGAGTTTCCTGTCGAGGCCACGAAGAAAGATCGGATTACTCTGCAAAGgttggcttctcagtacatcacaTGTGGAGGGAAACTCTATCGAAGGTCTCACtatgggatgcacaagctctgcaTCAAAGGTGCtgaagcaacaaggataatggaagaggttcatgAAGGAGTGTGCGgacctcacatgagcggcgtcatgctcgctagaaAAATCCTCAG CATGTTCCTCCGTCTAAATTGTATGGCATGA